In Virgibacillus proomii, a single window of DNA contains:
- a CDS encoding S1 domain-containing RNA-binding protein, translating to MSIEVGSKLQGKVTGITNFGAFVEIEQGKTGLVHISEVADNYVKDINDHLSVGDEVKVKVINVEKDGKIGLSIKKAIDKPKRQRDSRERMESFEAKMNRFLKDSEDRLASLKKHTESKRGGRGAKRG from the coding sequence ATGTCAATTGAAGTAGGCAGCAAGCTGCAAGGTAAGGTAACTGGTATCACTAATTTCGGAGCCTTTGTAGAAATCGAGCAAGGAAAAACAGGACTTGTTCACATTAGTGAGGTTGCCGACAACTATGTCAAAGACATTAACGATCACCTTTCTGTCGGTGATGAGGTGAAGGTCAAGGTCATTAATGTTGAAAAGGACGGGAAAATTGGCTTATCTATCAAAAAAGCAATAGATAAACCAAAACGTCAACGAGATAGCCGTGAACGGATGGAATCTTTTGAAGCAAAAATGAATCGCTTTTTAAAGGATTCAGAAGACCGTCTTGCCTCTTTAAAGAAGCACACGGAATCCAAACGTGGGGGTCGAGGTGCTAAAAGAGGATAG
- a CDS encoding FtsB family cell division protein, whose protein sequence is MAREKRTVTELDSNYMQQYNAHVKRQKRKKQRLIRRLVLFSIIALIAFGSMTTYHMKQRALHAEKKEEYERLQQEIVDLKNEEVSLQEEAERLKDEEYVLEIARTNYFFSKEGELIFKLPDEEPAY, encoded by the coding sequence TTGGCCCGAGAAAAACGAACAGTAACAGAATTAGATTCGAATTACATGCAGCAATATAATGCTCATGTAAAAAGGCAGAAGCGAAAAAAACAACGTTTAATTCGGCGTCTTGTGTTGTTTTCTATCATAGCACTAATTGCTTTTGGTAGTATGACGACATACCATATGAAACAGCGTGCTCTTCATGCAGAAAAAAAAGAAGAATATGAAAGATTGCAACAGGAAATAGTAGATTTAAAAAATGAAGAGGTCAGCTTACAAGAAGAAGCAGAACGATTGAAAGACGAAGAATATGTATTAGAAATAGCCAGAACGAATTATTTCTTCTCTAAAGAAGGCGAATTGATCTTTAAACTACCGGATGAGGAACCCGCTTATTGA
- the yabQ gene encoding spore cortex biosynthesis protein YabQ, producing MSLSTQFITMLTMISSGFYIGVIQDTFRRFTPYWKNRRIMTYVMEIGFWLTQTLLLFYILFLVNGGEIRLYIILACLLGFSTYQAVAATSYKKLLEHIIRMVSAVYRFFVKVVQAVIISPIKGVIFILYKIIMWLIKLILKLILFVIIVIITPIKWLLLFIFRLLPKKVQGFILKLAGIYSTMKNKCIKIWKYVSLKRR from the coding sequence ATGAGTTTAAGTACGCAGTTTATTACGATGCTAACGATGATCTCAAGTGGTTTTTATATTGGTGTTATTCAGGATACATTTCGCCGTTTTACTCCTTATTGGAAAAACAGGCGAATCATGACATATGTTATGGAGATTGGATTCTGGTTAACCCAAACGTTATTGTTATTTTATATTTTGTTTTTAGTCAATGGTGGGGAGATTAGACTGTATATAATACTTGCCTGCTTATTAGGGTTTTCCACTTATCAGGCCGTTGCGGCAACTAGTTATAAAAAGCTATTGGAGCACATTATTCGAATGGTTAGTGCAGTGTACCGTTTCTTTGTTAAAGTCGTACAAGCTGTGATTATTTCCCCAATAAAAGGCGTTATATTCATTCTTTATAAAATCATCATGTGGCTTATTAAGCTTATACTTAAGCTTATTTTATTTGTTATCATCGTTATTATTACACCGATAAAATGGCTTCTTTTATTCATCTTTCGCTTACTTCCTAAAAAAGTTCAAGGATTTATATTAAAATTAGCAGGAATTTATAGTACAATGAAGAATAAGTGTATAAAGATATGGAAGTATGTGAGCTTGAAGAGGAGGTAA
- the yabP gene encoding sporulation protein YabP translates to MNYYENKENITRSTIDHNVKINNRKNLEISGVKEVDSFDNEEFLLETVMGYLIVRGQNLQLKNLDVNEGSVVIKGKIYELSYIDEQQEKAKGFFSKLFK, encoded by the coding sequence ATGAATTATTACGAGAACAAAGAAAATATAACGCGTTCGACAATAGACCATAATGTGAAGATTAATAATCGTAAAAACTTAGAGATAAGCGGTGTGAAAGAAGTAGATAGTTTCGATAACGAAGAATTTCTGCTGGAAACAGTAATGGGTTATTTAATTGTTCGCGGACAAAACCTTCAATTAAAGAATCTGGATGTGAATGAAGGATCTGTTGTCATCAAAGGGAAAATTTATGAGCTTTCTTATATAGATGAACAGCAGGAGAAAGCTAAAGGATTCTTTAGCAAGTTATTTAAATGA
- a CDS encoding RNA-binding S4 domain-containing protein — MRLDKFLKVSRLIKRRTLAKEIADQGRIIINGKPAKASSTLTIGDEVVIQFGQKLVTIQVNELRETIKKDEAASLYTVIKEEKLNR, encoded by the coding sequence ATGCGATTAGATAAATTTTTAAAAGTATCCCGATTAATCAAAAGGCGAACACTAGCAAAGGAAATAGCAGATCAAGGGAGAATAATTATAAATGGGAAACCAGCAAAAGCTTCATCTACATTAACTATAGGTGATGAGGTCGTTATTCAGTTTGGACAGAAGCTCGTCACGATTCAAGTAAATGAATTACGAGAAACGATTAAAAAAGATGAAGCAGCCTCACTGTATACCGTAATAAAAGAAGAAAAATTAAATCGCTAG
- the mazG gene encoding nucleoside triphosphate pyrophosphohydrolase, which yields MFKVEIVGLGAGDLDQLPLGVYKKLVSANKTVYTRTIDHPVVVALQKEGTTFHSFDYLYEEEQQFPRVYERIVEVIREKAMKDDVIYTVPGHPMLAEKTVQLLLEQKGMNVVIVGGSSYLDDIFTALKIDPIEGFQFVDATSFNRSELNFKNHLVFSQVYDQFVASEVKLTLLEDLPADYLITVVEAVGSKAQSIKQIPLEMLDRTVEVSNLTSVYVPPAPDDVLHHTFWQLRKVIQKLRGPGGCPWDQAQTHESLREFAIEEVYELIDAINTQDDDGIVEELGDVLLQVMLHSQIGEDNGYFNIDDVIRGITDKMIHRHPHVFKDTAVNSIAEVKSNWDQLKQAEKGHARASMIDGVAKHSPSLIRAYQLQKKAAKAGFDWDKVYGVWNKLEEEIAEFKTAISVESMNEQEMEFGDILFVLANLARHYNINPEVALNRANEKFISRFTYIEEMLIKRGSSIHDATFAQMSELWERAKEGEN from the coding sequence ATGTTTAAGGTTGAAATAGTCGGATTAGGTGCAGGTGATTTAGATCAATTACCATTAGGAGTTTATAAAAAATTAGTATCTGCAAACAAAACAGTCTATACACGTACGATTGATCATCCAGTGGTGGTTGCTTTACAAAAAGAGGGTACTACTTTTCATTCATTTGATTATTTGTATGAAGAAGAGCAACAATTTCCCCGCGTATATGAGCGAATCGTCGAGGTTATTCGAGAGAAAGCGATGAAGGATGATGTCATCTATACCGTGCCCGGACATCCTATGCTTGCCGAAAAAACAGTACAATTACTATTAGAGCAAAAAGGGATGAACGTCGTAATCGTTGGCGGAAGTAGCTATTTGGATGATATCTTTACAGCGTTGAAAATTGATCCGATTGAGGGTTTTCAGTTTGTTGATGCTACTTCTTTTAATCGAAGCGAATTAAATTTTAAGAACCACCTCGTTTTTTCCCAAGTTTATGATCAATTTGTTGCATCAGAGGTAAAATTAACCTTACTAGAGGACTTGCCGGCAGATTATCTGATTACGGTTGTGGAAGCTGTGGGAAGCAAAGCTCAGTCGATAAAGCAAATACCATTAGAAATGTTAGATCGTACGGTGGAAGTTAGTAATTTAACAAGTGTTTACGTCCCTCCTGCACCAGACGACGTATTACATCATACATTTTGGCAACTGCGCAAAGTTATTCAAAAGCTTCGTGGACCTGGAGGATGTCCTTGGGATCAGGCCCAGACGCATGAAAGCTTGCGGGAATTTGCGATTGAAGAGGTATATGAATTAATTGACGCCATTAATACGCAAGATGATGACGGAATCGTTGAAGAATTAGGAGATGTACTCTTACAAGTGATGCTCCACAGTCAAATTGGAGAGGATAATGGATACTTTAATATCGATGATGTCATTCGAGGTATTACAGATAAAATGATTCATCGTCATCCTCATGTTTTTAAAGATACTGCTGTGAATAGTATTGCTGAAGTAAAAAGCAACTGGGATCAACTGAAACAAGCCGAAAAAGGTCATGCACGCGCTTCTATGATAGATGGGGTAGCAAAGCATTCACCTTCGTTAATAAGAGCATATCAATTACAAAAGAAAGCAGCAAAAGCAGGTTTTGATTGGGATAAAGTATATGGTGTATGGAATAAGCTGGAGGAAGAGATAGCTGAGTTTAAAACTGCCATTTCAGTTGAATCCATGAATGAACAGGAAATGGAGTTCGGTGATATTTTATTTGTGCTTGCTAATTTAGCAAGGCATTATAACATTAACCCTGAGGTAGCATTAAACAGAGCGAATGAAAAGTTTATATCACGTTTTACTTATATTGAAGAGATGCTTATAAAGCGTGGCAGTTCGATTCATGACGCCACATTTGCTCAAATGAGTGAATTGTGGGAAAGAGCAAAAGAAGGGGAGAATTAA
- a CDS encoding putative polysaccharide biosynthesis protein, whose translation MNSNETKHLVKGALILTIAGIISKLLSAGYRIPLQNLTGDIGFYVYQQVYPILGIGFMLALYGFPSAISKMVVDRKSQYQELSLFSFYLPVLFILFLISGGLFVFLFVNAPYIAGWIGDSLLIETYRFTAFAFLLIPVIALLRGVFQGNYMMKPTAFSQLAEQTIRVAVIIATAIVIAESGKYIYEIGKWSVIASILGQIAAICVLILFFFRSRPIGSKKEKIPWNYYVSTIFMFGVIATLNHMVLLILQFADTFTLFPSLLKGGYSKVTAMEAKGVFDRGQPLIQLGTVFGSSLALALIPSISKKKLSADPHTFYPYIRGAMVFSVYLATGATIGLILILPEVNLALFQDQQGTSELQVLVCSIVLSSVAITASSILQGLGHIKRVALFILIAFFVKWIANQVLVPSFGLMGSSIATVLAVFLFCVVALTELRRKLPLLKLLRAIRWQAFLLSAIIMIIYLYIVQGLFLSFFDDSRLGLFLFVSLLSITGALVYGYSLIKLRGFTEEQLQMLPFPIHLMKLKNRRDEHV comes from the coding sequence ATGAATAGTAATGAAACGAAACACCTCGTTAAAGGGGCATTAATACTAACGATAGCTGGAATCATAAGTAAACTATTAAGCGCTGGTTATCGAATACCACTACAAAATTTAACCGGAGACATTGGTTTTTATGTCTATCAACAAGTCTACCCTATTTTAGGGATTGGTTTTATGTTAGCACTATATGGGTTTCCGTCTGCGATATCCAAAATGGTTGTAGATAGGAAATCCCAGTATCAAGAGCTATCCTTATTTAGTTTCTATCTGCCTGTTTTATTTATCCTCTTTTTGATAAGTGGGGGGCTATTTGTTTTTTTATTTGTGAATGCTCCATATATTGCAGGCTGGATTGGAGATAGCCTTTTGATAGAGACATATCGATTTACTGCTTTTGCTTTTTTGCTTATTCCAGTTATTGCTTTATTGCGTGGCGTCTTTCAGGGAAATTATATGATGAAACCGACCGCTTTTTCGCAACTGGCTGAGCAAACGATACGTGTAGCTGTGATTATCGCAACTGCAATAGTAATTGCAGAAAGCGGAAAATACATTTATGAAATTGGAAAATGGTCTGTAATAGCCTCTATTTTGGGGCAAATTGCCGCAATTTGTGTTCTTATCCTATTTTTTTTCCGAAGCCGACCAATTGGTAGCAAGAAGGAAAAAATCCCTTGGAACTATTATGTGTCTACAATTTTTATGTTTGGCGTCATCGCCACCTTGAATCATATGGTGCTGCTTATTCTGCAGTTTGCTGACACATTTACCCTCTTTCCAAGTCTGTTAAAAGGTGGATATTCAAAAGTAACAGCAATGGAGGCGAAAGGCGTGTTTGATCGCGGACAACCGCTGATTCAATTGGGAACCGTGTTTGGTTCATCACTAGCATTAGCACTAATACCATCCATTTCCAAAAAAAAGCTATCAGCTGATCCTCATACATTTTACCCATACATACGCGGAGCTATGGTGTTTAGTGTGTATTTAGCAACAGGGGCTACTATTGGACTGATACTAATCTTACCAGAAGTAAATCTGGCTTTATTTCAGGATCAACAAGGAACAAGCGAGTTGCAAGTGCTTGTATGTTCTATTGTTTTAAGTTCGGTGGCTATTACCGCTTCGTCTATTTTGCAGGGGTTAGGTCATATAAAGCGGGTTGCCTTGTTTATATTAATTGCTTTTTTTGTAAAATGGATTGCTAATCAAGTACTTGTTCCTTCTTTCGGTTTAATGGGAAGTTCGATTGCTACAGTTTTAGCGGTATTTTTATTTTGTGTGGTGGCATTAACAGAGTTACGCAGAAAGTTACCGCTTTTAAAACTATTAAGGGCGATACGCTGGCAAGCTTTTTTATTATCGGCTATTATCATGATTATTTATTTATATATCGTTCAGGGGTTATTCCTTTCATTCTTTGACGACTCTAGGCTTGGTTTATTTTTGTTTGTTAGTCTGCTTTCTATTACAGGTGCGCTCGTATATGGATATAGCTTAATAAAACTACGGGGATTCACAGAGGAGCAATTACAAATGCTCCCATTTCCTATCCATTTGATGAAGTTAAAAAACAGGAGAGATGAGCATGTTTAA